gaaaataaaacatgaacTTCTTGTCATGGCCCATGAAGCTCTGTAGATTGGGCCCTGCTCCATCTTTCAGATTTCACCCCTTACGGTTCATCCTCTCACTCCCCccactagaacataagctccCAGAGAAGAGGAACTTCGTCTTTGGCACTGATGCattcccagggcctggcacaaggCAGGTGCCAAATACCtacttgtggaatgaatgaatttattttctcaataacCCTCATAGGTATTATTTCATTCCTCCTTTAAACAGAGAAACTGGGGTTTGCATGTGTGAAGTGACTTCAACAAGGTGACAGAGCTGAAAAGTGGCAAAAGCATTCATTCTcctattcattcaacagatatttagtgAGAAGCTGCTAACTCTTCTAGGCCCTGAGGCAGGTGTCCAATTTGAGGCTAATAGTTTCAGAACTAtaccattttgtttctttcttttttattttgtattcttgttaagtattataaaaataatggaagGATACATTCTCACTGTAAAATAATTCAAACAATAATATAGATGGAGAAGGTCAAATTCTCCCTTGACATTTATCCCTCTTTCCATTTTTCAACAAATACCAGTCAATGCCCAGAAGTAAACATTATTTaccatgagagagagagagagagagacagagacagagagacagagagagaaatataattttacatttaatccCCTCTCCCATACTCGCAGCCTGAGGTAGCCTGCTCTAATTATAGTTCATTTAACGTTGTCTTTGAGATCTTTTCCTATCGGCACATACGTAGCtacctcatttattttaatagttgCATGTCATGCCATGGTGTGAATGTGCCATAGTTTCTATAAAGATTCCCCATATTGCTTTTTTCATTATTACAAATAGGTAATAGGCCTTTCTGTACATTGAAtatgaatatttctttaaaatgagtcCAAAGCAGAATTGTTGGGCTGAAGGGTATGTGTATTTTAATTTGAACAAGTATTGTCAAACTATCTCTCTAAACAGctttaccaatttacactcctactAACAGTATATAAGAATGCTTGTCATAGTCAAGATACGTATTGCCATTATCTAAAAAAGTTCTCTTGGGCACCTGTGCATTTTAATGTCCACTCTTGTATTCTGATTGCAGATAACCCCTAATGTGCTTTCTGGTCACTATAGATTATTTTTGCTTCTTCTagaatttcatagaaatggaattataCTGTATATGATCTTTCATGCTtagcttcttttgctcagcataatgattttgagattcttCCATGTTGTCATGAGCGCCattagtctgtttctttttttttttttttttttttttgtggtacgcgggcctctcaccgttgtggcctctcccattgcggagcacaggctccggatgcgcaggctccgcggccatggctcacgggcccagccgctccgcggcatgtgggatcttcccggactggggcacgaacctgtgtcccctgcatcggcaggtggactctcaaccactgcgccatcagggaagcccagtctgtttctttttattgctgagtagtattccattgtatgaatataccacagtttgtatATGCACTCACTGGttattggacatttgggttgtttccagtttggggttattataaataaagctgctatgaacatttgcattTGCACGTAAGTATTTTTGTAGACGTGTATGGACtccacctaggagtggaattgccaggtcACGTGGTAAGTGTATGTTGAACTTTATGAGAACTTGCCAAATTGTCTTTTCAGACATTTCATTTTACCCTCCCGCTGGCAATGTATGAGATTTCTAGTTGTCCtatatccttaccaacacttaatCGGTCTTTTTAACTTGCAGGAGCTGTAgtgggtatgtagtggtatcACATTATAGCTTTCatctgcattttcctgatgaataataatgttgaacatctcttcatgtgcttattggctatttgtatatcttctttgtgaaGTGCCAGTTCCAATCTTTtggccatttaaaaaaactgGGCTGTCTTATTATTGAACTATCAAGAGTTTATGTTAAAttctgtatacattcttttttaaagggcttcaaatgcttggctttttaaattattatttatttatttattttatttttggctgtgttgggtcttcatttctgtgcgagggcttttctctagttgtggcaggcggggggccactcttcatcgcggtgcgcgggcctctcactgtcgcggcctctcttgttgcggagcacaggctccagacgcgcaggctcagtagctgtggctcacgggcctagttgctccgcggcatgtaggatcttcccagaccagggcacgaacccgtgtcccctgcattagcaggcagattctcaaccactgtgccaccagggaagccctgtatacattttttttttgggtcAGGTCGTATTGCAATTATTTCTCCTAGTGGTAACACATACTTTCTaccctaaataaatgaaaacacgtttacacaaaaatctgtacacaaatatttatagcagctctattcatactTGCCAATAACTGCAAACAATCCAGATGTCCTCCAGTGGgtcaatgaataaacaaactgtagtgCGTCCATACGATGCTCGCTTAGCAATGGAAAGGAACAACCCACTGCTACTTGAAACGACTTGGATGGAGCTTAAGGgcattattctgagtgaaagaagccagtctcaaaggTTAGATGTTGTATGACTCCATCATAAGACATCCTCAAAAACACTGAACTGTAGTGATGGGGAACAGATCAGTGGTCGGCAGGATTTAGGGATGAGACTACAAAGGGGTAGCACGAAGGAGTTTTGGGGCAATGGAAACgttctgtatcctgattgtggtAGTAGTTACATGAATCTAACGTATTAAAATCCAAACATCGTACACCAAAAGGACGTTCATTTGCTGTGTATTAATTAAGATACTGCTATAAACAAAAAAGCAGAGCAACAAGCCATGAGTGTATAGGTGCCTATGAAAACTGGTTTTTGAATGGAGGAAGATGGGACAGGAAATACACACATCTTGAATGCTGGTTACTTTGTCGGGGGAGGGAGCAAAAATGATCCACTTATCAGTGTGAATTTTTATAATGTTTCACTTCTTTCAGTTATTATATGGtgcttttgaaatttgaaaaaatctattaaaaatggaaaacattaggaaaatatttaaaaaaaagaaaagaagtagttTTGCTTTGTGAAGTACCCGATGATATGTTAGAGAATAAGACACGTGTGTCTCCATTCCTTTGGAACTCAGCCTAGTAGAGTCCAGTCCTCCCCATCTTACCGAAGGCTCATCTGCAAAATATGACTGTTATTGGAATTTGCCTAACAAGAGTTTTCATAAGAATAAATacttattcttattatttttttggccatgccatgtggcttgcaggatctcagtttcctgaccagggattgaacccaggtcatggcagtgaaagccctgaatcctaaccactaggccaccagggaactcccaagaatAAATACCTTAATACTTGCttgaaacagtgcctggcacaaatgaTGACTGTAATGTTAGCTGCTATTAATATATCACCTATGAATTGGGAGAATAATTGCCACCACTTGTTAGGATGATTTTAAAAGTGCCTTTCTCGTAACAGGGCATCTAACAGTTACTGTTAGTTTCGTTAGCGTTTGGAGCCTGGATCCTGGGATGTGGGGGAGAGGGCATGGCTCTATCCCTGGTTTGGTTTTCTGGGTCTCCCTGCTTATCTGTTCTCTTGGCTTTGCTATCTTCCTAATTTCAGGGaagcctctccctccttcccctcccctggtTGACCTATCACCCTCCCTCAGGACCTAAATGCAGGGCGTTTCCCTCTTTGGCTGACACTGGACTCCTTGTCTACATCTAGCTTGGTACAGAGGGACATCCAGACCCTGAAAAGTGTGGGTGAGACGTCTATACATAGCACTGTTGGACCTGACAGTGAGCCAACCTGGGGGGAAATGTGATCTCAGAGCAGGGCAGGGTTTGAAAGGTGGTGGAGGGGAGGTGACCCTGCAGGGCCCCAGGGATGCTTAAGGGGAGTGAGGAGATTGGGGGAAATACCCTGGGAGAAAAAGATACTTAAATTCCATCTCTTTCTCTAATCAGGCAGATGGCCCTTCTTCAAACCAATAAGGATCTCATTGCTACAGGAATGAAGGAATTTAACATTCTGCTAAATCAGCAGGTAAGTCTGGTGCTCTGTTTCAGAGGACAGGCCTGGAGCGTTGGGAGGTGGGCGAGGACAGAGAAGGGAGAATAATTTGGAGCTGGGAGGGTAATGGTTGAGTTGATGGAAACAACTAGAGACAGGTAATACAAATCAGAGAAAAGAGGATGTCAGAGTTTGTGGTTATCCCTGAATCACATGGCCAAGCGTGGTCTCCCTTGCCAAATCCTGACCTCCCCTATCCcaatcccaccccccccccaggtCTTCTCTGCTCCTGTTGTCCCTGAAGAAGACATGGTGACTGTGGTGAATGACTGGGTGAACTTCTACATCAGCTATTATAGGAAGCAGATGGTGGGGGAGCAGCAAGAGCAGGACAAGGCTGTGCAGGAGCTTCGGCAAGAGCTGAATACTCTGTCTGCCTCTTTCCTGGACAAATACAGGAACTTCCTGAAGTCCTTGTGAGCACCCGATCGCAGGCTGCCTTCCTCCTAGCCGGGAGACCCAGGCTTGTCTGAGACCCTTAAATGCTGCCTCTGTGTCTTCAAGGCCTCAGGCTCTGCCCCTTCATGGTGTTACTGCACCCTGACACCTCAATAAAGACCAGTACTGGTTTTGGTGGTTTTCCTGGCTCTGTGGCTCTTCTTTGGTTTCCATCGCTGCCTCGTGGAGACAGTTGGTCCCTTTTCCCTCACCCTGCTTCCTAGATATGATCTCGGAGATCTAATTCCTTAGAGCAGAGGTTTGCAGCCTTAAGTAACCCCTGGGCAGCACTAAAATAGCCTGAAGGAGGGGCCAGCCGGCAGAGCCTAAAGAATAAG
The sequence above is a segment of the Orcinus orca chromosome 16, mOrcOrc1.1, whole genome shotgun sequence genome. Coding sequences within it:
- the AHSP gene encoding alpha-hemoglobin-stabilizing protein; protein product: MALLQTNKDLIATGMKEFNILLNQQVFSAPVVPEEDMVTVVNDWVNFYISYYRKQMVGEQQEQDKAVQELRQELNTLSASFLDKYRNFLKSL